The following coding sequences are from one Coffea arabica cultivar ET-39 chromosome 11e, Coffea Arabica ET-39 HiFi, whole genome shotgun sequence window:
- the LOC140021643 gene encoding uncharacterized protein: MKDMEKVDSQASAWLSKFPPTMWARSHFSGRSKCDILVNNLNESFNNYILPARELAVVGMFEWIRRRLMQRFQIKRTGMEKFQGKICPNIHEKIENNVRLSRTCVAIWANGWIYEVDCGINKTVVVDLQDWTCTCGLFQLTGYPCVHACAAIQARKRPIIDFVHKCYSKEVYVKTYRHVIMPVPSARYWEKANEEPINPPLIRKMPGRPKKVRRRAPDEPKKGQISTRKGLTVHCKKCFKPGHNSRSCKNSIHPNSKINKANQELAGESSEPYGANHSAGHTSEPAPQEKPVDNPNPSKSKVPKRRAYTQPTISSVNRVITRKFAASQANQEPAGQTSEPQGANHYAGCTSEPVDNPIPSKSKVPKRKAYTQPTMSSVNRVIIRKIAASQSATAGGPVKNVVGGRVKPPTVADVLHKIRARRSRTNPFS; encoded by the exons ATGAAAGACATGGAAAAAGTTGACTCACAAGCATCAGCATGGCTTTCAAAATTTCCACCAACTATGTGGGCCAGATCACACTTCAGTGGAAGAAGTAAGTGTGACATATTGGTTAACAATTTAAATGAGTCATTTAACAATTACATTCTTCCAGCAAGGGAGTTGGCTGTGGTTGGGATGTTTGAATGGATCAGAAGAAGACTAATGCAACGATTCCAGATAAAGAGGACTGGGATGGAAAAATTTCAAGGTAAAATATGTCCAAACATCCATGAGAAGATTGAAAATAATGTAAGATTGAGTAGGACATGTGTTGCTATATGGGCTAATGGCTGGATATATGAAGTTGATTGTGGTATTAACAAAACCGTAGTTGTAGACCTACAGGATTGGACTTGTACATGTGGGTTATTTCAATTAACAGGTTATCCATGTGTACATGCATGTGCAGCAATACAAGCACGTAAAAGGCCAATTATTGATTTTGTCCACAAATGCTACAGCAAAGAGGTATATGTAAAGACATACAGGCATGTAATTATGCCTGTACCAAGTGCAAGGTATTGGGAGAAGGCCAATGAAGAGCCAATTAATCCTCCATTGATAAGAAAGATGCCTGGAAGGCCAAAGAAGGTGCGGAGGAGAGCACCTGATGAACCAAAGAAGGGACAAATATCCACAAGAAAGGGACTTACTGTGCATTGTAAGAAATGTTTCAAGCCTGGACACAATTCAAGAAGTTGCAAGAATTCAATTCATCCAAATTCCAAAATTAACAAG GCAAATCAAGAGCTTGCTGGTGAGAGTTCAGAGCCATATGGAGCCAACCACTCTGCTGGGCACACTTCAGAACCAGCCCCTCAAGAAAAGCCAGTTGATAATCCCAATCCATCTAAATCAAAGGTTCCAAAGAGAAGAGCATATACTCAACCAACAATATCTAGTGTCAACAGGGTTATCACTAGAAAATTTGCTGCTTCTCAG GCAAATCAAGAGCCTGCTGGTCAGACTTCAGAGCCACAGGGAGCTAACCACTATGCTGGTTGCACTTCAGAACCAGTTGATAATCCCATTCCATCTAAATCAAAAGTTCCAAAGAGAAAAGCATATACTCAACCAACAATGTCTAGTGTCAATAGGGTTATCATTAGAAAAATTGCAGCTTCTCAG TCTGCTACAGCTGGAGGACCTGTTAAAAATGTTGTTGGTGGGAGAGTTAAACCTCCAACAGTTGCTGATGTGCTGCATAAAATAAGGGCCAGGAGATCAAGAACAAATCCATTTTCCTAA